TCAAAAGTCTATGAAGGCGCTACTTACAAGTTAACCGAGAGAATAGAAGAGGATAAACGTCGTAAAACGGTGATAATAGAGAAAAAGCCTATTCATGAAAAAATAAAGAAGGAGAAAAGAGAGTTAGCTGAAGAATACTATGAAGTTTTTCTAAATACTTTTGAAGAATCCGCTGAAGAATCTGAATAGGGTTATACGTATAGCTTACCGCGGGTAAGTGGAGGGTAGGATTTGGCTCGAGTCGTAGTTATCGAGTATGATTATTGTAAACCAAAGGATTGTAGTTTGGAGTGCTTAAGGTTTTGTCCTAGGGTTAAAACAGGTGATAAAACCGTAACTATTAATGAGGCTACCGGAAAGCCCATTATCTCGGAGCTTCTATGTTCAGGTTGCGGAATATGCGTAAAGAAGTGTCCCTTTAAAGCGTTATGGGTGGTAAACTTACCTAAGGAGTTGGAGGGGGAGTGCGTACATCAGTACGGGGTAAACTCGTTTAGGCTGTATAGGTTACCAGTACCGAGGAAGGGGGCGGCGGTCGGGTTAATAGGTCAAAACGGGGTTGGTAAAACTACCGCGATTAGAATATTGGCTGGTGAGCTTAAACCTAACTTAGGAAGTTATGAGGAACCTCCAGATTGGCCCTTGATATTAAAGTTCTTTAGGGGTTCAGAGCTTCAATCATACTTTAAGGAGTTAGCTCGTGGAAGGATTAAGGCTGTCCATAAACCTCAATATGTCGATAAAATACCTAGGTTTGTAAAGGGTAAGCTGGGAAGTATCCTTTCCTTGATGGATGAAAGGCGTATCGTAAATAGGTTGAAGGAGGCCCTAGATCTTGACGCGATCTGGGATCAGGAAGTAGGAAGCCTTAGCGGTGGTGAGCTACAACGATTTGCGGTGGCCGCCGCTATGGCTAAGGAGGCTGATGTATACCTGTTCGATGAACCTTCAAGTTACTTGGATGTTAACCAAAGGTTAAAGGTATGTAAAGCTATTAGGTCGCTCGTAGATGACGGTAAGGCCGTAGTTATCGTTGAGCATGACTTAGCGGTATTAGACTACTTATCTGACCAGGTCCACGTACTTTATGGGTTACCAAGGGTTTATGGGGTTGCTTCATATCCCTACGGGGTTAGGGTTGGAATAAACATATACTTAAACGGCTACCTCCCTGATGAAAACGTTAGGTTTCGTTCTGAGCCGGTGAGGTTCCATCTACGTCCTTCTCCTAACGAGTTTAGGGGTGGAAGCACCCTTTTATCGTGGCCATCCATGGTGAAAACCCTTGGAAGCTTCACCTTAAAGGTTGCCCCTGGAGAGGTTCATGAAGGGGAGGTTTTAGGCCTTCTTGGACCTAACGGGATAGGGAAAACCACGTTAATAAGGATGATGACCGGAGAGTTGGAACCCGACGAAGGCTACTCCCCTATTCCCGCTTTAAAGATTAAAGCTAGTTATAAGCCGCAGTATATTTCAACCTTCTTTAAGGGCACCGTTTACGAATACCTAAGGGAGAAGGTTGGTGAAACGCTTTCTGAGCCTTGGTTTAAAGTCGACGTACTCCACCAGCTTCAAGTGGACCTCCTTCTAGATCGGGAGGTATCTGAATTAAGCGGAGGTGAACTTCAAAGGGTCGCCATAACTTCATGTTTAGGTGTGGACGCACAGATATACTTCCTAGATGAGCCCACAGCATATTTGGACGTGGAGCAGCGGCTTTCAATGGCTAAGGCGATTAGGCGAACCGTAGAGAATAAGAAGGCTTCAGCCATAGTCGCTGAACATGACGTTATGATCGTTGACTACATAGCCGATAACATGGTACTTTTTCAAGGGGTACCGGGGGTAAGGGGTGAAACAACAACGGTAATGGGGTTGAGGAAGGCCTTTAACTTGTTCTTGGAAGGGATGGATGTAACCTTTAGAAGGGATCCGCAAACCGGTAGGGCTAGGATAAATAAGCCGGATTCCTACTTGCATAGAGCGCAGAAGGCAATGAAGGAATACTACTATATACCGGTTAAAGAGGAGGAGTAAGTTATTGTTTAACGGCGCTTAACCTCTTCGCTTTAAAGGTTTTATCAGTTTATGCATTAGAAGGATATCGATAGTGGGCCCTTACCATAGCTACGTTTAAATTCCTTTGATAGGAAAGCCGGTTTTAAAGCTAACCGATTAAACATGTTCCACTCAAAATTTGAAGAGGTTCGTTAATACCACTGGTGAAAACGGTTTGAAACGGAAGCTAGTTGTAAAAGGTTAAAAAAGGTACGTCCAGAAGTATATTAGGACTTTAAGGAGGTAATGAAGTTGGCTGAAAAGGTAACTATAAGCTTAATTAAGGCTGATGTTGGAAGCCTTACCGGGCACCATATTGTACATCCAAAGCAGATTGAAGTAGCTAAAAACTGCTTAAGTAAAGCTAAGGAGGATGGACTCATCATTGATTACTATGTGTTCCACTGTGGTGACGACCTGGAGCTATTAATGACGCATAAGAACGGTGAAGCTAATCCAAAGATCCATGAGTTAGCGTGGAACACGTTTAAGGAGGTCGCTGAGAAGGTTTCAAGGCCGTTAAAGCTGTACGCCGCTGGTCAAGACCTTCTCGTTGAGGCTTTTTCAGGCAACGTTAAGGGTATGGGTCCAGGCGTAGCTGAAATGGAGATCGAAGAACGCCCTAGCGAGCCCTTCATAGTGTTCGCTGCAGATAAAACCGAGCCTGGAGCCTGGAACCTTCCTCTGTTTAGGGTATTCGCGGACCCATTTAATACCGCCGGGTTAATTATAGATCCAGCTATGCGTGGAGGCTTTACGTTTAGAGTTATGGATGTTGTTGAGGGCAAGGTTATAGATCTATCCTGCCCGGTTGAAATGTACGACTTAATAGCCCTACTAGGAACCCCTGGTAGGTACGTAATTGAAAGAATTTACAGGACGTCCGATAAACTTTTAGCTGCAGTTTTAAGTACGACGCGTTTAAGCCTAATAGCTGGACGCTACGTTGGGAAGGACGACCCGGTGTGCATAGTTAGAGCGCAGCATGGTTTACCCGCTGTAGGTGAAATCTTAGCGGCTTTCGGTGTACCGCATATCGTAGCTGGTTGGATGCGGGGTAGTCACCATGGGCCCTTAATGCCGGTAAGCTATAAGGATAGTCAGAATAAATGTACATTCTTCGACGGCCCGCCACGCGTTATAGCGCTCGGCTTCCAATTAGCTAACGGTATGCTAGTAGGCTTAAATGGTTCAGAGCCTGCAGATCTATTTGACGACCCCTTCTTTGATTACGCGAGAAGGGTCAGCGCGGAGATAGCTATATACCTTCGTAGGATGGGTGAATTTATGCCTGCTAGGCTAGGACCTGAAGAGCTAGAGTACACCGGTATGGCTGAGGCCCTTAAAAGGCTTAAAGGACGTTTTAGGCCCTCCTAACCCCTACTTATGATGACGCCTTTAAAACTCCGGAGGCTAAATCCCGCATTTTAGCCTCCGGGTCTTTAGCTTTAACAACCCCTGAGGCTAGTAAAACCCCTTCAGCCTTAAGCTTTAAAGCAGCGTGTACGTCGTCGCCATTCATAATACCGGCTCCGCACAGAACGATAACATCGCGGTTAACACGCTTAATCCTTTCAACGCTCTCACTAACTACCTCCGGTTTAACCTTACTTACGGCTCGACCCTGACCTATAAGCTCGGGCGGCTCTATAGCCACTGACCAAGGGTTTAAGGTCGCGGCCGCTACACTTACGTTCGGGTTATTGGTACATACGATGGTTAAAAGCCCTACCTCCTTCGCTCGCCGTATAGCGGCGTCAACATCGGATAGAAGTAGCCTACGCTCGGAGTGATTAATCAAGGTTCCGATGGCGCCAACCTCCTTAACGGCCTCAGGAAGCACGTAGCCGGTAAACGCACCGTAGGTAATGGGGTCCACGTGTTGAGCGAAGACGGGTATTTCAACGCTTTGAGCTAAAAGGTATATATCAACGTATTGAGGTGCAACACCGAAGCATACCCCAGTATCCTTACTTACTTTTTCAGCCGTTTTAGCTAAACTTAAAGCACGTTTCCCGGTGGCCTCCTGATATGCTTTAAAGTTTATTAGTATTAAGGGTGGTTTTACTTCTCGCGTTAAAACCACCTTAATACAGGTGAAGGCTACGACCTAATAAAGCTTGGTAGGACCGTGGTGTAAAGCATGAAGGTTGAACCGATCTGCGCAGTATGCCTGCTTTCCAGAGGTATGG
The sequence above is a segment of the Candidatus Nezhaarchaeales archaeon genome. Coding sequences within it:
- a CDS encoding ribosome biogenesis/translation initiation ATPase RLI, with amino-acid sequence MARVVVIEYDYCKPKDCSLECLRFCPRVKTGDKTVTINEATGKPIISELLCSGCGICVKKCPFKALWVVNLPKELEGECVHQYGVNSFRLYRLPVPRKGAAVGLIGQNGVGKTTAIRILAGELKPNLGSYEEPPDWPLILKFFRGSELQSYFKELARGRIKAVHKPQYVDKIPRFVKGKLGSILSLMDERRIVNRLKEALDLDAIWDQEVGSLSGGELQRFAVAAAMAKEADVYLFDEPSSYLDVNQRLKVCKAIRSLVDDGKAVVIVEHDLAVLDYLSDQVHVLYGLPRVYGVASYPYGVRVGINIYLNGYLPDENVRFRSEPVRFHLRPSPNEFRGGSTLLSWPSMVKTLGSFTLKVAPGEVHEGEVLGLLGPNGIGKTTLIRMMTGELEPDEGYSPIPALKIKASYKPQYISTFFKGTVYEYLREKVGETLSEPWFKVDVLHQLQVDLLLDREVSELSGGELQRVAITSCLGVDAQIYFLDEPTAYLDVEQRLSMAKAIRRTVENKKASAIVAEHDVMIVDYIADNMVLFQGVPGVRGETTTVMGLRKAFNLFLEGMDVTFRRDPQTGRARINKPDSYLHRAQKAMKEYYYIPVKEEE
- the tpiA gene encoding triose-phosphate isomerase, with the translated sequence MVLTREVKPPLILINFKAYQEATGKRALSLAKTAEKVSKDTGVCFGVAPQYVDIYLLAQSVEIPVFAQHVDPITYGAFTGYVLPEAVKEVGAIGTLINHSERRLLLSDVDAAIRRAKEVGLLTIVCTNNPNVSVAAATLNPWSVAIEPPELIGQGRAVSKVKPEVVSESVERIKRVNRDVIVLCGAGIMNGDDVHAALKLKAEGVLLASGVVKAKDPEAKMRDLASGVLKASS
- the fbp gene encoding fructose-1,6-bisphosphate aldolase/phosphatase; its protein translation is MAEKVTISLIKADVGSLTGHHIVHPKQIEVAKNCLSKAKEDGLIIDYYVFHCGDDLELLMTHKNGEANPKIHELAWNTFKEVAEKVSRPLKLYAAGQDLLVEAFSGNVKGMGPGVAEMEIEERPSEPFIVFAADKTEPGAWNLPLFRVFADPFNTAGLIIDPAMRGGFTFRVMDVVEGKVIDLSCPVEMYDLIALLGTPGRYVIERIYRTSDKLLAAVLSTTRLSLIAGRYVGKDDPVCIVRAQHGLPAVGEILAAFGVPHIVAGWMRGSHHGPLMPVSYKDSQNKCTFFDGPPRVIALGFQLANGMLVGLNGSEPADLFDDPFFDYARRVSAEIAIYLRRMGEFMPARLGPEELEYTGMAEALKRLKGRFRPS